A segment of the bacterium genome:
ACCGAGAAGACGTTCTGCAGGAAGAACAGGCCGACGAAGGCGAGGAATCCGGCGATCAGGGGCGTGGTCACCCAGCCCACGGCGATGTCCACGAGCACGCGGTAGCGGATCCCGCGCCCACCCTTGAGCAGGCCCAAGCCCACCACCGCGCCGATCACGGCCTGCGAGCTGGAGATCGGCACCAACGGCAGCGTCGGCAGACCGGCGTTGCGCAGCAACCGCTCCAGATCCTGCGAAGAGAACAGGAACAGCACCACCGACAGCGACAGCACAACCACCAGCGCCATCTGCGGCGTCAGCTTGAAGAGATCGCCGCCGACGGTGCTCATGACGCGGTGCGAATAGGTGAACACGCCCAGGGCGATGGCCAGGCCGCCCAGCAGGAACAGCTGCTGCGCGCCGCTGAACGACAGGCCGAACGGCAGTTCCAGACCCGGAAACGGCGCCACGGGCACGAAGACGCCCATCACGTTGCCGATGTTGTTGGCCCCGAGGCTGTAGGAACCGAAGGCGCCGACGGCGATCAGGGCCCAGCGCGTCGCCATGTCGTCCCACAGCAGGTGCGGGCGCAGTCGGCGCGCGAGGCGCCGGTGCAGGAGGTAGAAGCCCACGGCGAAGACACCCGCCAGGACCGGGCAGACGACCCAGGCGGCGACGATCTTCGTCAGGGCGGAGACGTCCGTCGGCACGCCGCTGAAGACGTTCCAGCCGATGATCGCCCCGACGACCGCCTGCGACGTGGAAGCCGGCAACCCCCACCTGGTCATCACCGTGATCGTCACGGCGGCCGCGAGCGCGACCATGAAGGCCCCGCCCAAGGCGTCGACCGCGCCGAGCTGGCCCAGGGTCCCGGCGGCGCCGGCGCCGCCGACGACCGAGCCGATGATCACGAACACGCTGCAGATCAGGGCCGCGGTGCCGAAACGGACCATGCGCGAACCGACGGCCGTGCCGAACACGTTGGCGGCATGGTTGGCGCCCAGGGACCAGCCCAGGAGCAACCCGCTCGACAGGAAGAACAGGACGAGCACCGCGGGCTCCTCGTGGGTCGTGGCGGGATGGTCGGGGGCGGCGCCGGAGCGGAGGTGGCGGCACCGCTAACGGGCCCGCGGGCCGGACGTCCTGGGCCGCGGCTCATTCCGGAGCAGGGGCCTCCACCGGTTCGGTGCGCAGCGCGACCAGGATCAGCCGGCGCTGCTTCTGGCGGCGGTCGTTGTCCAGCCGGTTGCGCGGCGTCTCCGGCAGCAGGCGCCAGGCGGGGGTCAGGGCTTCGAGCTCCTCGAGCAGTTGCCACCCGTGGCGGTATTCCCGGCCGGTCAGCGACGAGACCGCCGCGATCTGCTCGGGCACGAACCAGCCGGGCTTGATGTCCTGCGCCACCCTCTCGGGGTCCACCAGGTAGCGGTCGACCTCCGCCGCGCGCACCACCCGTTCCCGCTGCTTCGCGTCCAGGGCGGTCCCGCCGCGCAGGCTGCGGTTCAGCGACAGCTGGGTCGTGTAGCGCCCGCCCGCCAGCTCGGCCAGCCCGTCGACGGGCATCCCGAGGCGGTCGACCCTTTCGATCACCTGCGGCGACAGCTCGAAGGCGTGCGGCCGGTTGACCTGCACAGAGAAGACGTTCTGCAGGACGAACAGGCCGACGAACGCGAGGAGGCAGGCGATGATGGGCGTGGTCACCCACCCCGCGGCGATGTCCACCAGCACCCGGTAGCGGATCCCGTGCCCGCCCTTGAGCAGTCCCAGGCCCACCACTGCGCCGATCACGGCCTGCGAGCTGGAGACCGGCACCAGCGGGAACGCCGGCAGGCCCACGCTCAGCAGGGCGTGCTCCAGCTCCTGGGAGGCGAACAGGAACAGCACCACCGACTGCGCCAGCACCACGACCAGCGCCATCTGCGGCGTCAGCTTGAAGAGGTTGCCGCCGACGGTGCCCATGACGTGGCGCGAGTAGGTGTACACGCCCAGGGCGATGGCCAGGCCGCCCAGCAGGAACAGCTGCTGCGCACCGCTGAACGCCAGGCCGAACGGCAGGTCCAGCCCCGAGAACGGCGCCACGGGCACAAAGACGCCCATCACGTTGCCGATGTTGTTGGCGCCGAGGCTGTAGGAGCCGAAGGCGCCGACGGCGATCAGGGCCCAGCGCGTCGCCATGTCGTCCCACAGCAGGTGCGGGCGCAGGCGGCGCACGAGGCGCTGCGTCAGGACGTAGAAGAGGGCGGCGAACGCGCCCGCCAGGAGCGGGCAGATGATCCAGGTCGCCACGATCTTGGACAGGGCGGCGGTGTCGGTCAGCACGCCGCTGAAGAAGTTCCAGCCGATGATCGCCCCGACGACCGCCTGCGACGTCGAGACCGGGAGCCCCAGCTTGGTCATGACGGTGATGGTCACCGCGGCCGCGAAGGCCACCATGAAGGCGCCGCCCATGGCGTCGATCGCGCCGAGCTGGCCCAGGGTCCCTGCGGCGCCGGCGCCGCCGGCGACCGAGCCGATGACCACGAACACGCTGCAGATCAGCGCCGCGGTCGCGAAGCGGATCATGCGCGAGCCGACGGCCGTCCCGAACACGTTGGCGGCGTCGTTGGCGCCCAGGGACCAGCCCAGGAACAGCCCGCTCGACAGGAAGAACAGGACCAGCAACGCGACCTCCTACACCGTGCGCTTGATGGTGTAGATCGCCAGGCGGTCGGCGACCTCCTCCGCGGCGTCGGAGACCCGGTCGACGTTCACCACGAACTGCCGCAGGTGGAGCTGGAGCGCCAGCTCGGCGTCCGCGTCGAAGATCTTGCGCTTGAGCGCCATGGCCTGCCGGTCGCCCTCCTTCTCGTAGAAGTAGACCTTGTGCAGGTGGTCGTTGACCGTGTAGGGGTCGCGGAAGAACGCGCGCGTGGCCAGGACGACGGCCTCGGCCGTGCGCGTGGCCGTCGAGCCGAGCGCCCGCCAGTCCTCGTCCATGCCGGGCAGCAGCCGGGGGCGCTCCACCAGGAACATGCCCAGGGTGTGCTTGGCCTGGTTCACCACGTCGTCGGTGGTCTCGAGCAGCCCCAGCACGTCGCCGCGCGCCTCCGGGATCAGCGAGTGGCGGTAGAGCTGCTTCTCGATGTCGCGGCGCAGCTCGTCCGCGCCGTGCTCGGCGTCCTCGATCGCCCGGTAGTGCGTGTCGAACTGCTCCCGGCGGCCGCCCACGTAGTCCGCCACGCCGCTCTCGAAGAGCAGGGCGGCCTGGCCGACCGTGTCCAGGAACTCGTCGATCTGGGCCACCAGGGCCCGCGTGCGCTTGAACAGCAGGATCGGCATGGTGTCGGTTCCTTTCCGGCGGCGGGCGGCGCCCGCCGGGGCGCTACGCCGGCGGCGGCGCGAAGCGGTCGTGGAACACGCCGTGGCGCAGGCCACGGGCGCAGACGGTCAACTCGTCGGCCCCGCAGCGGGCCAGGGCCTCCTCCAGGATCACGGCACCGGCCAGGGCCACGTCGGCGCGGGCGGGCATCAGGCCCGGCAGGCGGCGGCGCGCCGCCAGGGTCAGCGCGGCGAAGCGCGCGGCGAGGCGTCCGATCTCCTCGCGGCTCAGGCGGCTGCCGTGGACGGCGGCCGGCTCGTGCGCGGGCAGGCTGCGGCTCACGGTGGCCATCGTCGTCGGGGCGCCGCCGACGGCGACCACCGCGCCCGGCGGGAGATCGAGGCCGGCGAAGGCCTCGCGCACCGCGTCGTGCAGCGCCCTCAGGGCGGCGGTCCCCGGCGGGTTCCCGCGCACGAGCCGGTCGGTCAGGACCCGCGAGCCCACCGGCACGCTCGCGCGCGACAGGACGCGCCCGCTCTCGGCGGCGACGAACTCGGTGCTGCCCCCCCCCGCGTCGATCACGATCAGGCGCTCGGGCAGGTTGTCGAGGCTGCTGCGCACCGCGAGGTGGGCCAGGCGGGCCTCCTCCTGCCCGTCCAGCACCTGCACCCGCAGCTTCGCCAGCCGGCGCGCGAGGTCCAGGAACTCGTCGGCATTCGTCGCCGAGCGCAAGGCCTCGGTGCCCACCGCGACGACCTTCTCCACCGCGAGATCCTCGGCGCGCACCCGGAAGGCCGCCACCTGCCGCGCGGTGCGCGTCATGGCCTCCTCGGTGAGCTCGCCGGACAGGGACAGCCCCTGGCCCAGCCGCGTGACCGCCAACTCGTCGGTCAGCGGCGTCACCCGGCCGTGGACCACCCGGCCGGCGAAGAGCTTGACCGAGTTCGTGCCGATGTCGATGACGGCATACCGTCCCATGCTGCTCCTGACGATTGGCCGACCATTGAACGCCCTGCAGGGCGGGAATGCAAGCCCGGATGGCGCCCGGGCGCCCTGCCGACCGCGAAAAGCAGGACCCCGGCGCCGGGGCCGGGGTCCGCGGGAGCCGCGACGCGTGGGGTGCCGCGCGTCGGCGCTAGTCCCCGGTCGCCGCCTTGCGGTCGTGGCCGCCGAGCGCGCCCTTGAAGAACTCGCGGCGCATGCGGGCGATGTTCTCGATGGAGATCTCCTTGGGGCAGACCGCCTCGCACTCGCCGTGGTTGGAGCAGTCGCCGAATCCCTCGCGGTCCATCTGTCCGATCATCAGCAGCGCGCGGCGGCCGCGCTCCGGCCCGCCCTGGGGCAGGTAGGAGAGCTGGCTGATCTTGGCGCCGACGAACAGCGAGGCCGAGGCGTTGGGGCAGGCGGCCACGCAGGCGCCGCAGCCGATGCAGGAGGCGGCGTCCATGGCCTTGTCGGCGTCGATCTTGGGGATCGGCACCGCGTTGCCGTCGGGGGCCGAGCCCACGTTGGCCGTGACGAAGCCCCCCTGCTGCTGGATGCGGTCGAAGGCGGTGCGGTCGACCACCAGATCCTTGAGGATCGGGAACGGGCCGGCGCGGAACGGCTCGACGGTGATCGTCTCGCCGTCGTGGAAGTGCCGCATGCGCACCTCGCAGGTGGTGGTCTTGGGGTTCGGGCCGTGCGCCGTGCCCTTGATCACCAGGCCGCAGGTGCCGCAGATGCCCTCGCGGCAGTCGCTGTCGAACTCGACGGGCTGCCGGCCCTGGCGGGTCAGCTGCTCGTTGAGCAGGTCGAGCGTCTCGAGGAAGGACATCTCCGGCAGGATCTTCTCGACCGTGTAGGTCTCGAAGTTGCCTTTCGCCGCGCCCCGCGCCTGCCGCCAGATCTTCAGATGGATGGTCATCTCGCTCATGCTCGGCACCTTCCGCTACTTGTAGCTGCGGGTCTTCACTTCGATGTTCTCGTAGGCGAGGGGCTCGACGTGACGCTCGGGCGCCTGCCCGTCGCCCTTGTGCTCCCACGCCGCCACGTGCATGAAGTTCTCGTCGTCGCGCCGGGCCTCGCCCTCCGGGGTGTGGTGCTCCGCGCGGAAGTGCCCGCCGCAGGACTCCTCGCGGGCCAGGGCGTCCATCGCCATCAGCTCGCCGAGTTCCAGGAAATCGGCCACGCGACCGGCCATCTCCAGCTGCTTGTTGAAGTCGGCGGCCTCGCCCGGCACCTTCACGTCGTGCCAGTAGGCCTCGCGCAGCTCGCGGATCCGGACGATCGCCTGCTCGAGGCCCGCCCGGTCACGGGACATGCCGACCTTGTCCCACATCACGCGGCCCAGGTCCCAGTGGAAGTCGCGCACCGTGCGCGAGCCCTTGACCGCGAGCAGGGCGTCGTAGCGCCGGCGCACCTCGTCCTCGACCGCGCCGAAGGCGTCGTGGTCGGTCGTGACCTTGCCGAGACCTCCGCGGGCCAGGTAGCCGGCCACCACGCGCGGCACCACGAAGTAGCCGTCGGCGCAGCCCTGCATCAGGGCCGAGGCGCCGAGGCGGTTGGCGCCGTGGTCGGAGAAGTTGGCCTCGCCGGCCACGAACAGGCCGGGGATCGTGCTCTCGAGGTTGTAGTCGACCCACAGGCCGCCCATGGTGTAGTGCGGCGCCGGGTA
Coding sequences within it:
- a CDS encoding inorganic phosphate transporter, with product MLVLFFLSSGLLLGWSLGANHAANVFGTAVGSRMVRFGTAALICSVFVIIGSVVGGAGAAGTLGQLGAVDALGGAFMVALAAAVTITVMTRWGLPASTSQAVVGAIIGWNVFSGVPTDVSALTKIVAAWVVCPVLAGVFAVGFYLLHRRLARRLRPHLLWDDMATRWALIAVGAFGSYSLGANNIGNVMGVFVPVAPFPGLELPFGLSFSGAQQLFLLGGLAIALGVFTYSHRVMSTVGGDLFKLTPQMALVVVLSLSVVLFLFSSQDLERLLRNAGLPTLPLVPISSSQAVIGAVVGLGLLKGGRGIRYRVLVDIAVGWVTTPLIAGFLAFVGLFFLQNVFSVPVNRAHGADPSPAAIERPVNAAATTVACAPSTPP
- a CDS encoding inorganic phosphate transporter — translated: MLVLFFLSSGLFLGWSLGANDAANVFGTAVGSRMIRFATAALICSVFVVIGSVAGGAGAAGTLGQLGAIDAMGGAFMVAFAAAVTITVMTKLGLPVSTSQAVVGAIIGWNFFSGVLTDTAALSKIVATWIICPLLAGAFAALFYVLTQRLVRRLRPHLLWDDMATRWALIAVGAFGSYSLGANNIGNVMGVFVPVAPFSGLDLPFGLAFSGAQQLFLLGGLAIALGVYTYSRHVMGTVGGNLFKLTPQMALVVVLAQSVVLFLFASQELEHALLSVGLPAFPLVPVSSSQAVIGAVVGLGLLKGGHGIRYRVLVDIAAGWVTTPIIACLLAFVGLFVLQNVFSVQVNRPHAFELSPQVIERVDRLGMPVDGLAELAGGRYTTQLSLNRSLRGGTALDAKQRERVVRAAEVDRYLVDPERVAQDIKPGWFVPEQIAAVSSLTGREYRHGWQLLEELEALTPAWRLLPETPRNRLDNDRRQKQRRLILVALRTEPVEAPAPE
- a CDS encoding DUF47 family protein, giving the protein MPILLFKRTRALVAQIDEFLDTVGQAALLFESGVADYVGGRREQFDTHYRAIEDAEHGADELRRDIEKQLYRHSLIPEARGDVLGLLETTDDVVNQAKHTLGMFLVERPRLLPGMDEDWRALGSTATRTAEAVVLATRAFFRDPYTVNDHLHKVYFYEKEGDRQAMALKRKIFDADAELALQLHLRQFVVNVDRVSDAAEEVADRLAIYTIKRTV
- a CDS encoding Ppx/GppA family phosphatase, with the protein product MGRYAVIDIGTNSVKLFAGRVVHGRVTPLTDELAVTRLGQGLSLSGELTEEAMTRTARQVAAFRVRAEDLAVEKVVAVGTEALRSATNADEFLDLARRLAKLRVQVLDGQEEARLAHLAVRSSLDNLPERLIVIDAGGGSTEFVAAESGRVLSRASVPVGSRVLTDRLVRGNPPGTAALRALHDAVREAFAGLDLPPGAVVAVGGAPTTMATVSRSLPAHEPAAVHGSRLSREEIGRLAARFAALTLAARRRLPGLMPARADVALAGAVILEEALARCGADELTVCARGLRHGVFHDRFAPPPA
- a CDS encoding succinate dehydrogenase/fumarate reductase iron-sulfur subunit produces the protein MTIHLKIWRQARGAAKGNFETYTVEKILPEMSFLETLDLLNEQLTRQGRQPVEFDSDCREGICGTCGLVIKGTAHGPNPKTTTCEVRMRHFHDGETITVEPFRAGPFPILKDLVVDRTAFDRIQQQGGFVTANVGSAPDGNAVPIPKIDADKAMDAASCIGCGACVAACPNASASLFVGAKISQLSYLPQGGPERGRRALLMIGQMDREGFGDCSNHGECEAVCPKEISIENIARMRREFFKGALGGHDRKAATGD